The Nostoc sp. 'Lobaria pulmonaria (5183) cyanobiont' genome window below encodes:
- a CDS encoding tellurite resistance TerB C-terminal domain-containing protein, with protein MQSVTISNRFILVIVAFSVSFGLSLVPSWDFNKAFLTGVITAITIHTTALFIDKRRRNYEMFVLGSLRKRIKDMEGLKARVVREINQIEEHHNLLYAESQHLQNQVIESRSQRDSLHRELRTFAAQKKQLETEVSSLQTEINNLQKNQTELNNAFSILTAEKRRLESNCNVSRAEITQLQSQISELQHEKQEVESNLTLLGRLKPQLEEKLYELRIAIQELEVETTQNNQLLVATKTERENIQAILSSSKTQLAEYKAELQQLQAQVSLLQEERDSLQNQVWELLQQVETFNSEPLSDNSQEDDIELFPFSEIIESSDIIDNSEVETSKNISEEWTNFLVNLPGHELQVLKAIVEQDNPNSTIKKIAEANITMPNLLIDSINERANDTIGELIINSDSESPKVYPEHITDVKKMIAMYEGFMARHTSSN; from the coding sequence ATGCAATCAGTAACGATCAGCAATCGATTTATACTAGTGATAGTTGCCTTTAGTGTGAGTTTTGGTCTTAGCCTTGTTCCAAGCTGGGATTTTAATAAAGCCTTTCTCACAGGCGTAATTACTGCCATTACTATCCATACAACAGCATTATTCATAGACAAGCGACGCAGAAATTATGAAATGTTTGTTTTAGGTTCTCTCCGCAAGCGAATTAAAGATATGGAGGGATTAAAGGCTCGTGTTGTCAGAGAAATCAATCAAATTGAAGAACATCATAATTTATTATATGCTGAATCACAACATCTGCAAAATCAAGTTATAGAAAGCCGTAGCCAAAGAGATAGTCTACATCGAGAATTAAGAACATTTGCGGCACAAAAGAAGCAATTAGAAACAGAAGTTAGTAGCTTGCAAACTGAAATTAATAATTTGCAAAAAAATCAAACTGAATTGAACAATGCTTTTTCTATTCTCACAGCAGAGAAGCGCCGTTTAGAGTCAAATTGTAATGTATCTCGCGCTGAAATCACCCAATTGCAAAGTCAAATTTCCGAGCTACAACATGAGAAACAAGAAGTTGAAAGTAATTTAACTCTTTTAGGCAGACTCAAACCACAATTAGAAGAAAAATTATACGAACTGCGAATTGCAATTCAAGAGCTAGAAGTTGAGACAACCCAAAATAATCAATTGCTTGTAGCAACGAAAACCGAAAGAGAAAATATCCAAGCTATCCTGAGTTCTTCAAAAACCCAACTAGCAGAATACAAAGCCGAATTACAGCAATTACAAGCACAAGTCTCATTATTGCAAGAAGAACGAGACTCATTACAAAATCAAGTATGGGAATTACTACAACAAGTAGAAACATTTAATTCAGAGCCTTTGTCTGATAATTCCCAAGAAGATGATATTGAGTTGTTTCCATTTTCTGAAATAATTGAATCTTCAGATATCATTGATAATTCGGAAGTTGAAACATCGAAAAATATCTCCGAAGAATGGACTAATTTTCTAGTAAATCTCCCAGGACATGAGTTACAAGTATTAAAAGCTATAGTTGAACAAGATAATCCTAATAGTACTATTAAAAAAATTGCCGAAGCAAATATCACTATGCCAAATTTATTAATCGATTCTATAAATGAACGCGCAAATGATACTATTGGTGAATTAATAATCAATTCTGATTCTGAAAGTCCAAAAGTTTACCCTGAGCATATAACAGATGTCAAAAAAATGATTGCAATGTATGAAGGTTTCATGGCTAGACATACTTCGTCAAATTAA
- a CDS encoding ATP-binding protein — MDNLAIPMASTSLYTKIQYLQRQAASLLLYQSVLQGEVGIAFLELLQAIRYTNTDARGCLQAYGSYFHALAAKNQNWEDYLITQLLFCENPFTKLAGVQEFEDLPPALVAAVQHDLQILQSLYECSSASLSEWVQDVAYMPISPVVWYKEQELVAVETKFATYLQELDNWGDAVEELAAYYRQCGSGLFAEYRALRWQSGQFIGIRYSDPVKLSALVGYESQKDALLKNTEFLLSGEMALHVLLYGSRGSGKSSLVKSLLNEYSNRSLRLLEVAKSDLKDLPKIAEHLRGVSQKFIIFVDDLSFEEDDDAFKALKVVLEGNLTARPQNVVVYATSNRRHLIREFFVDRPAPKDNEEIHAWDTMQEKLSFSDRFGLTLTFEPANQKTYLKIVQHLVTQAEINITQEDLEFQALQWATRHNGRSGRTARQFVDFLKADLTLFNKGNDTSNT; from the coding sequence ATGGATAATCTAGCGATACCAATGGCAAGTACTTCCTTATATACAAAGATTCAATATCTCCAGCGCCAAGCAGCCTCACTCTTACTGTACCAGTCCGTTCTCCAAGGCGAAGTCGGGATAGCATTTCTGGAACTGTTGCAAGCTATACGTTACACTAACACCGATGCACGGGGTTGTCTCCAAGCCTACGGCAGTTACTTCCACGCTTTAGCTGCTAAAAATCAAAATTGGGAAGACTATTTAATTACTCAGCTTCTTTTCTGTGAGAATCCCTTCACAAAGCTGGCGGGAGTGCAAGAATTTGAAGATTTGCCGCCAGCTTTAGTAGCAGCAGTTCAGCATGATTTACAAATATTGCAAAGTCTCTATGAATGTAGCAGCGCTTCTTTGAGCGAGTGGGTACAAGACGTAGCTTATATGCCGATTTCACCAGTAGTGTGGTATAAAGAGCAAGAATTGGTAGCGGTAGAGACAAAGTTCGCTACATATCTACAAGAATTAGATAATTGGGGTGATGCTGTAGAAGAGTTAGCTGCTTATTATCGACAATGTGGCTCTGGTTTATTTGCAGAATATCGCGCTTTACGCTGGCAATCTGGGCAGTTTATCGGTATCCGCTATTCTGACCCCGTTAAACTGAGTGCACTTGTCGGTTACGAATCTCAAAAAGATGCTTTGCTGAAAAATACAGAGTTTTTATTATCAGGAGAGATGGCACTGCATGTATTACTTTACGGTAGTCGCGGTTCTGGCAAATCTTCTTTAGTGAAATCTTTGTTGAATGAATATAGCAATCGCAGTCTCCGTTTGTTAGAAGTGGCAAAATCTGATTTAAAAGACTTACCAAAAATTGCGGAACATTTACGGGGTGTATCACAAAAATTTATTATCTTTGTCGATGACCTTTCATTTGAAGAAGATGATGATGCCTTTAAAGCTCTTAAGGTAGTTTTAGAAGGTAATTTAACGGCGCGCCCTCAAAATGTAGTGGTGTACGCTACCTCTAATCGCCGCCACCTGATTCGGGAGTTTTTTGTGGATAGACCTGCGCCTAAGGATAACGAGGAAATCCATGCCTGGGATACCATGCAGGAGAAGCTTTCGTTTAGCGATCGCTTTGGTTTAACCTTGACTTTTGAACCAGCCAATCAGAAAACTTATTTAAAAATTGTACAGCATCTAGTGACACAAGCTGAAATTAATATTACCCAAGAAGATTTGGAATTTCAGGCATTACAATGGGCAACTCGTCATAATGGTCGTTCTGGACGTACAGCACGGCAGTTTGTTGATTTTTTAAAAGCAGATTTAACACTTTTTAATAAAGGTAACGATACATCCAACACGTAG
- a CDS encoding TMEM14 family protein gives MNLGIVAAFAYGILAIVGGIMGYIQATSSVSLLSGSISGLLLILAAYFQLQGQTWGAILAVLVTAVLVVVFAFRLVKTRKFMPAGLMTILGLLALAVMVNQIVALR, from the coding sequence ATGAATTTAGGTATAGTTGCTGCTTTTGCCTACGGTATATTAGCAATTGTTGGTGGGATTATGGGCTATATTCAAGCTACAAGTAGTGTTTCACTTCTAAGCGGTAGCATTAGCGGTTTATTACTGATACTTGCCGCTTACTTTCAACTCCAAGGACAAACTTGGGGTGCGATTTTAGCAGTGTTAGTTACTGCTGTTTTAGTTGTCGTCTTTGCATTTCGATTGGTAAAAACACGTAAGTTTATGCCTGCGGGATTAATGACGATTTTGGGTCTGCTGGCATTGGCGGTAATGGTGAATCAAATTGTGGCTTTAAGGTAG
- a CDS encoding phosphotransferase family protein: protein MVLSLSSHNVIQYLQDAGLCSSEDGSSDKSELPGSSQNNFNLLVTLADNRQLLLKQERNVNNNDGVPHELFQEWLFHQLLQHFPVLGNTSAMPTAVNHAPLVVHFDEENSIFVRNYLSEYLELAKFYHNNEIFPQEIASAIGTTLAGLHRATYNRREYRDFMATAPQGEFRYGFYNPAQGVGSIGPEIFGTVPTDALKFYVLYQQYESLSSAIADLAYSWNPCCLTHNDLKLNNILVHSRWEQLDNCLVRLIDWEACSWGDPAFDLGTLLASYLEIWLRSLVVDPTIELEESLHLALTPLEILQPSIIALIRAYINAFPMILEYRSDFISRVIQFAGLALIHQIQKMITCRKHFNNAELCMLQVAKSLLVMPEQGLLTIFGISESEILNPVAKIQKFPQPVKEQQLLRIYYEKTRLRGC, encoded by the coding sequence ATGGTATTATCACTGTCTTCTCATAACGTTATCCAGTATCTGCAAGACGCGGGTCTGTGTAGCTCAGAAGATGGCTCATCAGATAAATCTGAGTTGCCAGGAAGTAGTCAGAACAATTTCAATTTACTAGTGACTTTAGCAGATAATCGCCAACTGCTCCTGAAACAAGAACGTAACGTTAACAACAATGACGGCGTGCCTCATGAATTGTTTCAGGAGTGGCTGTTTCACCAGTTGCTACAACATTTTCCAGTTCTAGGTAATACTTCAGCGATGCCTACGGCGGTAAACCACGCACCTTTGGTAGTGCATTTTGACGAAGAAAATTCTATTTTCGTCCGTAACTACCTGAGTGAATATCTAGAACTTGCGAAATTCTACCACAACAATGAGATTTTTCCACAAGAAATTGCCTCTGCCATCGGCACTACTTTGGCGGGACTGCATCGCGCCACCTACAACCGCCGAGAATATCGGGATTTTATGGCCACTGCTCCCCAAGGAGAATTTCGCTATGGGTTTTACAATCCGGCTCAAGGGGTAGGGTCAATTGGGCCGGAGATTTTTGGGACTGTTCCCACCGATGCACTGAAATTCTATGTTCTCTATCAACAATACGAGAGTTTGTCATCTGCGATCGCAGATTTGGCATATAGCTGGAATCCTTGCTGCTTAACTCACAACGACCTGAAATTGAACAACATTTTGGTTCATTCCAGGTGGGAGCAGCTAGACAATTGTCTTGTACGACTAATTGACTGGGAAGCTTGTTCTTGGGGAGACCCAGCCTTTGATTTAGGAACTTTACTGGCAAGCTATTTAGAAATTTGGCTTAGGAGTCTGGTTGTAGACCCCACTATTGAGTTAGAAGAATCTCTACATTTGGCGTTAACACCGTTAGAGATTTTACAACCTTCAATTATTGCCTTAATTAGGGCTTATATAAATGCTTTCCCGATGATTTTGGAATACCGCAGTGACTTTATTTCGCGGGTTATCCAGTTTGCAGGGCTGGCACTAATTCATCAAATTCAGAAGATGATTACGTGTCGGAAACACTTTAATAATGCTGAACTCTGTATGCTGCAAGTAGCTAAAAGTTTACTTGTAATGCCAGAACAAGGTCTACTGACCATCTTTGGGATATCAGAGTCAGAAATTCTGAATCCTGTGGCAAAGATTCAGAAATTTCCTCAGCCTGTAAAAGAGCAGCAGTTACTTCGGATTTATTATGAAAAAACTCGGCTACGTGGTTGTTAA
- a CDS encoding T3SS effector HopA1 family protein: MLNSSINQSLNSLFDIAHNIQIESNFCIYHPNYQPFALPTKIADRFQQNSVDLQQKYLTLLLRNFLYGIYYNGSLQTTLAINTDNTNRLPKHNLADNSILEIDWDFYEQLHASNHGIGYFDPQWQVLRKEPDGTMAVTKGGLTLYVEPDCHLESSKKSTKVGNMVAIWMPKNRLQNGCYLAVSNVGQERQSNPDADLGGGRIYFNFTAFGAIALMESLTLQLNAASIPFSFQVLHNPSAYGRYDSGLLYFELPDYPAIRTILQTVYIENQSHFQPEIPLFTKFLAPGLGLAEEPTQKFAAQESFGMNRCQIVANALLEAWQKGKNAMEERMRVIDQHFAQHLIDLQRPYLNPSSEDIYKPLN; the protein is encoded by the coding sequence ATGCTAAATTCCTCTATCAATCAATCGCTAAATTCTTTGTTTGATATTGCTCATAATATCCAGATTGAGTCCAATTTTTGTATTTACCATCCCAATTATCAACCCTTCGCTCTGCCAACTAAAATAGCCGATAGATTTCAGCAGAATTCAGTAGATTTACAACAGAAGTATCTTACTCTCCTACTACGAAATTTTCTCTATGGAATCTATTACAATGGCTCCCTGCAAACTACTTTGGCAATCAATACTGATAATACTAATCGACTGCCAAAGCATAATTTAGCAGATAATTCTATTTTGGAGATTGACTGGGACTTTTACGAGCAACTGCACGCCAGTAATCACGGCATAGGTTACTTTGACCCTCAATGGCAGGTGTTACGGAAAGAACCTGATGGGACTATGGCTGTGACTAAAGGCGGTTTAACACTTTATGTTGAGCCAGACTGCCATCTAGAATCCAGTAAGAAATCTACCAAAGTGGGTAATATGGTAGCAATCTGGATGCCCAAAAATCGACTGCAAAATGGCTGTTACTTAGCAGTTAGCAATGTTGGACAAGAACGGCAGAGTAACCCAGATGCTGATTTAGGAGGAGGGCGAATCTACTTTAACTTTACGGCATTTGGTGCGATCGCTCTCATGGAAAGCTTGACACTGCAACTAAATGCAGCCTCGATTCCCTTTAGCTTTCAGGTTCTCCACAACCCCTCTGCATACGGACGCTATGATTCGGGGCTACTCTACTTTGAACTCCCCGACTATCCAGCAATCCGCACAATCCTTCAGACTGTTTATATCGAAAATCAATCCCATTTCCAGCCCGAAATTCCTTTGTTTACCAAATTTTTAGCCCCAGGGTTAGGTTTAGCCGAAGAACCAACCCAAAAATTTGCGGCACAAGAAAGTTTTGGGATGAACCGTTGCCAAATCGTCGCTAATGCTTTGTTAGAAGCTTGGCAAAAAGGTAAAAACGCAATGGAGGAACGGATGAGGGTTATTGACCAACACTTTGCGCAACACCTAATAGATTTACAGCGTCCTTATCTCAATCCTAGTTCTGAAGATATATATAAGCCGTTAAATTGA
- the xth gene encoding exodeoxyribonuclease III, translated as MKIATWNVNSIRTRLEQVIDWLTLNPVDVLCLQETKVVDAEFPRSPFERLGYNLYMSGQKSYNGVALISRQPLLDVSSGFRAILPDLHHEWDEQKRVITGVIDSVRIINLYVPNGAAVGTEKYEYKLRWLTALHEYLRLLVLSQAAICVCGDFNIALEDKDIHEQVSTENHIMATETERQALRDILTLGFADAFRKFTTEGGNYSWWDYRSAAFRRNLGWRIDHHYLTPILYERATSCIIDVAPRKLTQPSDHVPVIVEF; from the coding sequence ATGAAAATCGCTACTTGGAACGTCAACTCAATTCGCACTCGCCTTGAACAGGTTATCGATTGGTTAACCCTGAATCCGGTTGATGTTCTCTGCTTGCAAGAAACCAAAGTTGTGGATGCTGAATTTCCGCGATCGCCTTTTGAGCGGTTAGGCTATAACCTTTATATGTCAGGACAAAAATCTTATAACGGCGTAGCCCTGATTAGCCGCCAGCCACTCCTAGATGTTAGTAGCGGGTTTAGGGCGATTTTGCCAGATTTACATCACGAATGGGACGAGCAAAAGCGCGTGATTACAGGTGTAATTGATAGTGTTCGGATTATAAACTTATATGTTCCTAATGGCGCAGCGGTAGGAACTGAGAAATACGAATACAAACTGCGCTGGTTGACAGCGCTACACGAGTATTTGCGATTGCTTGTGCTGTCACAAGCCGCAATTTGTGTGTGCGGCGACTTCAATATCGCCTTGGAAGATAAGGATATTCACGAGCAAGTGAGTACAGAAAATCACATTATGGCTACAGAAACAGAGCGCCAAGCCTTACGGGATATTCTGACACTGGGATTTGCCGATGCTTTTCGCAAATTCACCACAGAAGGCGGAAATTATAGCTGGTGGGATTATCGTTCCGCCGCCTTCCGTCGTAACTTAGGTTGGCGAATTGACCATCACTATCTGACACCCATCCTGTATGAGCGTGCGACAAGTTGCATCATTGATGTTGCACCCAGAAAGTTAACTCAACCTAGCGACCATGTACCAGTTATTGTGGAATTTTGA
- a CDS encoding glycosyltransferase family 4 protein translates to MKIAQVAPLWERVPPPNYGGIELVVSRLTDELVRRGHEVTLFASGDSQTLAHLEAVYPRALRLDPNVKEYAVYEMLELSQVYQRATQFDIIHSHIGISALPLASLITATSTVHTLHNNFTTDNRHAFSYYQKQPYISISNSQRQIDLNYVSTVYNGIELGDYPFVAQPLEHPYLAFLGRFSPDKGPQHAIAIAKQSGWRLKMAGKVDAVNSEFFEQEIAPHIDGQQIEYLGEINHTEKTELLGNAAITLFPINWQEPFGLVMIESMATGTPVIAINLGSVPEVIAHGKTGFICNSYAEMAAMIPPALELNRQTCRKHVENNFSVSQMVNGYEAVYRQIIKDRIESNGRIHAANIQF, encoded by the coding sequence ATGAAAATCGCTCAAGTTGCCCCCTTATGGGAAAGGGTTCCACCTCCTAATTATGGAGGAATAGAACTGGTAGTGAGTCGCTTGACTGATGAACTTGTTCGTCGCGGTCATGAGGTAACTTTATTTGCCTCTGGCGATTCTCAAACTTTGGCTCATTTAGAAGCAGTTTATCCACGTGCATTACGCTTAGACCCAAATGTGAAAGAGTATGCAGTGTACGAAATGCTAGAACTAAGCCAAGTTTACCAACGTGCTACCCAATTCGATATTATCCATTCTCATATAGGGATTTCGGCATTACCTTTAGCGAGTTTAATAACAGCAACTTCTACAGTCCACACCCTGCACAATAATTTTACAACTGACAACCGTCACGCATTTAGCTACTACCAAAAGCAACCATACATCAGCATTAGTAACTCGCAGCGTCAAATCGATCTTAATTATGTTAGTACGGTTTATAACGGAATTGAGCTAGGAGATTACCCATTCGTAGCCCAACCGTTAGAACATCCATATTTAGCATTTTTAGGTCGTTTTTCGCCAGATAAAGGCCCGCAACATGCGATCGCTATTGCTAAACAGAGTGGTTGGCGCTTGAAGATGGCAGGAAAGGTTGATGCAGTCAACTCTGAGTTTTTTGAACAAGAGATTGCCCCGCACATAGATGGTCAGCAAATCGAATATCTCGGTGAAATTAACCACACCGAAAAAACTGAACTTCTGGGCAATGCTGCGATAACTCTTTTCCCCATTAACTGGCAAGAACCTTTTGGGTTAGTAATGATTGAATCCATGGCAACTGGTACGCCAGTGATTGCCATAAATTTAGGTTCTGTACCTGAAGTTATTGCCCACGGTAAAACAGGTTTTATCTGCAATAGCTATGCAGAAATGGCGGCAATGATTCCACCAGCTTTGGAACTCAATCGTCAAACCTGTCGAAAACACGTAGAAAACAACTTTAGTGTTAGCCAAATGGTTAACGGATATGAAGCTGTTTACAGACAAATTATTAAAGACCGCATAGAATCGAATGGCCGCATTCATGCAGCTAACATCCAATTTTAA
- a CDS encoding zinc-dependent alcohol dehydrogenase yields MLAALLYGQEDLRLEQVPDPTLAAGEVVLEVGAATTCGTDLKVWRRGGHARMLIPPTLFGHEAAGRIVALGAGVTNWQVGDRVVANNSAPCIKCFFCQLKEYSLCPNLTWNNGTFAEYLKIPAPIVEHNLLQIPDELPWELAAMTEPLACVLHGVARSNIKSQDKVVVLGDGAIGLMFVAALSEKAEVLLWGGNNHRLEIGQKLGATQTFNYHQIPEIPSVVKELTQGWGADVVIEATGVPSVWETAIACARPGATVNLFGGCPRDTSITVNTEQLHYNELTIKGVFHNTPEYVRSALALIASRKIPFELLISEQRPLKDLEQVFSDMKARKVIKVAMIP; encoded by the coding sequence TTGTTAGCAGCGTTACTTTATGGTCAAGAAGATTTACGCCTAGAGCAAGTTCCTGACCCCACTCTGGCGGCTGGGGAAGTCGTGCTCGAAGTAGGGGCAGCAACAACTTGTGGTACAGATTTGAAAGTCTGGCGGCGTGGTGGTCATGCCAGGATGCTGATACCACCAACGCTGTTTGGTCACGAAGCGGCTGGGCGAATTGTTGCCTTGGGTGCAGGGGTGACAAATTGGCAAGTTGGCGATCGCGTCGTCGCTAATAATTCTGCACCCTGCATAAAATGTTTTTTTTGTCAACTTAAAGAATATTCCCTATGTCCAAATTTGACATGGAATAATGGGACTTTTGCCGAATACTTGAAAATTCCCGCACCGATCGTCGAGCATAATTTGTTGCAGATTCCCGATGAGTTGCCGTGGGAATTGGCAGCGATGACAGAACCTTTAGCTTGTGTGTTGCATGGCGTAGCGCGTTCAAATATTAAGTCTCAAGATAAAGTAGTCGTTTTAGGAGATGGGGCGATCGGGCTGATGTTTGTGGCAGCCTTGAGCGAGAAAGCTGAGGTTTTACTGTGGGGAGGTAATAACCATAGACTAGAAATTGGTCAGAAATTGGGTGCAACCCAGACCTTTAATTATCATCAAATTCCAGAGATTCCCAGTGTAGTGAAAGAACTTACCCAAGGATGGGGTGCAGATGTAGTAATTGAAGCCACTGGTGTCCCAAGTGTTTGGGAAACTGCGATCGCTTGCGCCCGTCCTGGTGCAACAGTCAACTTATTTGGTGGATGTCCGCGGGATACCAGCATTACTGTGAATACAGAACAGTTACACTATAACGAACTTACCATCAAAGGTGTTTTTCATAATACACCAGAGTATGTGCGATCGGCGCTTGCACTCATAGCTAGTCGCAAAATTCCCTTTGAGTTACTTATTAGCGAACAGCGACCATTAAAAGATTTAGAACAGGTGTTTTCTGATATGAAAGCACGTAAAGTAATAAAGGTAGCGATGATTCCTTAA
- a CDS encoding ABC transporter ATP-binding protein yields the protein MANAISITDSLVINPVPKSTIIRLENIFKVYGSGETEVKALNDVNLTIHEGEYCSIMGPSGSGKSTAMNIIGCLDRPTGGHYYLDNIDVAQMDDKSLAHIRNKKLGFVFQQFHLLPQLTALENVMLPMVYASVNPKERSDRATEALTRVGLANRLNNKPTQLSGGQQQRVAIARAIVNRPVVLLADEPTGALDSRTTQEVLDIFGELNSSGITVVMVTHEPEVARQTQRIVWFRDGQVIHSNLTPADLSQLAVS from the coding sequence ATGGCAAACGCTATTTCAATTACCGATTCTCTAGTTATTAATCCCGTCCCTAAATCAACAATTATTCGTTTGGAGAATATCTTTAAAGTATATGGCAGTGGCGAAACTGAAGTTAAAGCACTTAACGATGTGAATTTGACTATCCACGAGGGCGAATATTGTTCAATTATGGGGCCATCTGGTTCAGGTAAATCCACAGCTATGAATATTATCGGCTGTTTAGACCGACCCACAGGCGGACATTATTACTTAGATAATATTGATGTGGCGCAGATGGATGATAAATCTCTGGCACATATCCGTAATAAAAAGCTGGGTTTTGTCTTCCAACAATTCCATTTATTACCCCAACTCACAGCATTAGAAAATGTGATGCTACCAATGGTTTATGCTAGTGTGAATCCGAAAGAAAGAAGCGATCGCGCAACAGAAGCCTTGACACGTGTAGGTTTAGCAAATCGCCTTAACAACAAACCAACTCAACTATCTGGTGGACAACAACAAAGAGTAGCGATCGCACGTGCGATCGTCAATCGTCCCGTAGTACTTCTCGCCGATGAACCCACAGGCGCACTTGATTCGCGTACAACCCAAGAAGTCTTAGATATTTTTGGCGAACTCAATAGCAGTGGAATCACAGTTGTTATGGTGACACATGAACCAGAAGTCGCTCGTCAAACCCAGCGCATCGTTTGGTTCCGTGATGGTCAAGTAATACACTCCAACCTCACCCCAGCCGACTTGAGTCAGTTAGCTGTCTCGTAG
- a CDS encoding orange carotenoid protein N-terminal domain-containing protein: protein MTASYDKSISQAQSNETQKLVDAFNALDTDAKLAWFYFVYKKMGDSITPAAPAAAEPELAPLLLGDYFKLSDEQQLDIMRDIVNRKDTEYSRAYGAIKENNQLLVWYAWAVAMGDTVVGIPASYQPSKTVNDLLSEIEGLDFEEQMSVFRTIAGEVGYTDVKPIATQAETGKTSSL, encoded by the coding sequence ATGACTGCAAGTTACGATAAAAGTATTTCTCAAGCTCAGAGCAATGAAACTCAAAAATTAGTGGATGCGTTTAACGCCTTAGATACCGATGCCAAATTAGCCTGGTTCTATTTTGTTTATAAAAAAATGGGTGATTCGATCACACCAGCTGCTCCCGCTGCGGCCGAACCAGAGTTGGCACCACTTCTGCTAGGAGATTATTTTAAATTATCCGATGAGCAGCAACTAGATATTATGCGGGATATTGTTAACCGCAAAGACACAGAATATTCTCGTGCTTATGGAGCGATAAAAGAAAATAACCAGCTGTTAGTTTGGTATGCTTGGGCGGTAGCTATGGGAGACACGGTGGTTGGAATACCAGCTAGCTACCAGCCAAGTAAGACAGTTAACGATCTGCTTTCTGAAATTGAAGGACTAGATTTTGAAGAGCAAATGTCAGTGTTTCGGACAATAGCTGGTGAAGTGGGTTACACCGATGTCAAGCCGATTGCAACGCAAGCAGAAACTGGGAAAACCTCAAGTTTGTAA
- a CDS encoding HAD-IA family hydrolase has translation MTQKVIIFDFDGTIADTVDALVSIANRLAGDFGYRQISPEQLAFLKNLTSREIIKYSGVSLFKIPFLVKKVKGELKNKIPELKPIPGIKEALTELQNQGYKLGIITSNSKENVTQFLTINDLNHLFDFIYSGITIFGKTTIINNVLKQKQLKPQEVIYVGDETRDIEASKKANIQVIAVTWGFNSPEVLAKQNPDYLIQQPSELLEVMNSR, from the coding sequence ATGACCCAGAAAGTAATTATTTTTGATTTTGATGGCACTATTGCTGATACAGTAGATGCCCTTGTAAGTATTGCTAATCGTTTAGCTGGAGACTTTGGTTATAGACAAATAAGCCCAGAACAATTAGCCTTCCTCAAGAACTTAACATCTAGGGAAATCATTAAGTACTCAGGAGTTTCTTTATTTAAGATACCTTTTCTAGTTAAAAAAGTTAAAGGGGAATTAAAAAACAAAATCCCAGAATTAAAGCCAATTCCGGGAATTAAGGAAGCATTAACAGAACTCCAAAATCAAGGATATAAACTGGGTATTATCACCTCTAATTCTAAAGAAAATGTTACACAATTCCTTACAATCAATGATTTAAATCACCTATTTGATTTTATCTACTCAGGAATTACAATTTTTGGCAAGACAACTATTATAAATAATGTCTTGAAGCAAAAGCAACTCAAACCTCAAGAAGTTATTTATGTTGGAGATGAAACCAGAGATATAGAAGCATCAAAAAAAGCAAATATCCAAGTTATTGCAGTCACTTGGGGCTTTAACTCACCGGAAGTACTAGCCAAACAAAATCCAGATTATTTAATTCAGCAACCTAGCGAACTACTAGAAGTGATGAATAGTCGTTAA